The Scyliorhinus canicula chromosome 5, sScyCan1.1, whole genome shotgun sequence genome window below encodes:
- the spata5l1 gene encoding LOW QUALITY PROTEIN: spermatogenesis-associated protein 5-like protein 1 (The sequence of the model RefSeq protein was modified relative to this genomic sequence to represent the inferred CDS: deleted 2 bases in 1 codon): MAGPVPVGGVSGSEAMAGPALWLLPPDAGDRGSQRCRLGPRALAALGLGLGSPVRICLPGGAALCAAWPRRDRAEGFLQLDTKCVSPGLVGRPCQGLSLDLGHLQPLSCVKLRRVRVRPELGDRAGGLGGKVGAETGELLKELLRDLPVPGFVVEPEPAVWPGLRLLEVTAVEPELEPGSSGLLGTRTRLEVVEVLRPEQFQSQGRDLHLGGLEQATSPLRELLSLPLRFPKALGRLGLPCPRGVLLLGPPGVGKTALLHALAHELEVPILEVSPAAIQGSRPGESEQKLRRLFENAQSQAGPCLLFIDDMDSLFPRRAAAGNQPEDRLVAQLLTLMDSLDPWTQMLVVAASSRPEALEPALRRPGRFDREITINVPTMLQRQSILQAITSAMPLRADVDLSWLAEATSGYVGADLTALCREAALQLVRRSSKEPSDNKITFADFHEALRIVQPSCLRSSIGLTDFRPVQWDQIGGLDQVKLKLKQSIEWPVMYPEAFVRMGVTPIRGILLYGPPGCAKTTVVKAAASSCRCSFLSVSGADLFSPFVGDSEKALAQVFHQARAAAPSILFLDEIDSMLGSRSLDGTVDHSVKERVLSVLLNEMDGIGHSLAKGRDPERKILLSEGEQLEQSKKLEFQEVRNKAVIVVAATNRPDLLDDALLRPGRFDQIIFVPMPDAEARLSILKICTSKTPLDDVLLEELAAQTTGFTGADIQNLCKEAALLALQEDGLDAAAVKHGHFLKSLQNLKPSLTGQQLDFYHSLFSTVTRR; encoded by the exons ATGGCGGGGCCCGTGCCAGTGGGCGGGGTCTCTGGGTCAGAGGCCATGGCCGGGCCTGCTCTCTGGCTGCTCCCCCCCGACGCCGGGGACCGCGGTTCTCAGCGCTGCCGCCTGGGGCCTCGGGCTCTGGCTGCTCTGGGCCTCGGGCTTGGCTCCCCGGTTCGGATTTGTTTACCAGGCGGGGCCGCTCTATGCGCGGCTTGGCCGCGGAGGGACCGGGCCGAGGGCTTCCTGCAGCTGGACACCAAGTGCGTGAGCCCGGGGCTGGTGGGGAGGCCCTGCCAAGGTCTGAGCCTCGACCTCGGACACTTACAGCCGCTTTCCTGCGTCAAACTGAGGCGGGTTCGCGTCCGA CCGGAGCTAGGG GACAGGGCTGGGGGCCTGGGGGGAAAGGTCGGGGCTGAGACCGGGGAGTTGTTAAAGGAACTGCTGAGGGAT TTACCTGTTCCCGGGTTTGTTGTGGAGCCGGAGCCTGCAGTCTGGCCTGGGCTGCGCCTCCTGGAAGTCACCGCTGTGGAGCCAGAGCTGGAGCCAGGCAGCAGCGGCCTCCTGGGCACCCGGACGCggctggaggtggtggaggtgctGAGGCCTGAACAGTTCCAATCCCAGGGCCGTGATCTGCACCTGGGCGGCCTTGAGCAGGCAACCTCCCCCCTCCGGGAGTTGCTAAGCCTCCCGCTTCGGTTCCCGAAGGCCTTGGGCCGCCTGGGCCTACCCTGCCCGCGGGGGGTGTTGCTGCTTGGGCCCCCGGGTGTGGGGAAGACCGCACTGCTCCATGCCCTAGCCCATGAGCTGGAGGTCCCGATATTAGAAGTCTCTCCTGCCGCTATCCAGGGATCTCGGCCTGGGGAGAGTGAGCAGAAATTGAGGCGACTGTTTGAAAATGCCCAGAGCCAGGCCGGACCCTGTCtcctcttcatcgatgacatggaCTCACTTTTTCCTCGGAGAGCGGCAGCAGGAAACCAGCCTGAGGACCGGCTGGTGGCCCAGCTTCTCACCCTGATGGACAGTCTGGACCCCTGGACACAGATGCTGGTGGTGGCAGCGAGCAGCAGGCCCGAAGCCTTGGAGCCTGCGCTAAGGAGGCCGGGTCGCTTTGACCGAGAGATCACAATCAATGTACCCACAATGTTGCAGCGCCAATCCATTCTACAAGCGAtcacctctgcaatgcctctgAGGGCTGACGTTGACTTGTCTTGGTTGGCAGAAGCTACAAGTGGTTATGTTGGTGCTGACCTGACGGCTCTCTGTCGAGAGGCCGCTCTGCAGCTCGTGAGACGCAGCTCCAAGGAACCATCGGACAACAAAATTACCTTTGCAGATTTCCATGAAGCGCTGAGGATTGTGCAGCCTTCCTGTCTCAGGAGCAGTATCGGACTGACTGATTTCAGACCTGTCCAGTGGGACCAgattggaggcctggatcaagtcAAACTGAAACTCAAACAGAGCATTGAATGGCCAGTGATGTACCCAGAGGCATTTGTGAGGATGGGTGTGACCCCCATTCGTGGAATTCTCCTGTATGGACCGCCTGGATGTGCAAAGACCACAGTAGTGAAAGCTGCAGCCTCCAGTTGCCGATGTTCTTTCCTGTCGGTTAGTGGGGCTGATCTCTTCTCACCATTTGTAGGTGATTCTGAGAAGGCCCTGGCTCAGGTTTTTCACCAAGCTCGAGCTGCAGCACCATCAATCCTGTTCCTTGATGAAATTGATTCCATGCTTGGATCCCGCTCGCTCGATGGAACAGTGGACCACAGTGTTAAAGAGCGAGTGCTCTCTGTTCTCCTTAATGAAATGGATGGAATTGGTCACTCCCTGGCCAAAGGAAGAGACCCTGAGAGGAAAATACTCCTGTCTGAAGGAGAACAATTGGAACAGTCAAAAAAGTTGGAGTTTCAGGAGGTTCGTAACAAAGCTGTGATCGTGGTGGCTGCTACAAATCGACCAGACCTCTTAGATGATGCTTTACTGCGACCTGGGAGATTTGACCAGATAATCTTTGTTCCAATGCCAGATGCAGAAGCAAGACTTTCCATACTGAAAATTTGCACATCCAAAACTCCGCTGGATGATGTGTTATTGGAGGAACTGGCGGCTCAGACCACAGGGTTTACTGGGGCAGATATACAGAATTTATGCAAAGAGGCTGCCTTATTGGCTCTGCAGGAAGATGGACTTGATGCTGCTGCTGTGAAACATGGTCATTTTCTCAAATCTCTTCAGAATTTAAAGCCCTCTTTGACAGGTCAACAGCTGGATTTCTACCACAGTTTGTTCTCAACAGTGACCAGGAGATAG